One region of Primulina tabacum isolate GXHZ01 chromosome 17, ASM2559414v2, whole genome shotgun sequence genomic DNA includes:
- the LOC142531963 gene encoding UDP-glucuronate 4-epimerase 3-like — protein sequence MFQIKHIDSAPSTPGKFKMEKSVYNRLRLHSCLAKITFWSFVFLGLVILFFFKSPSSSPPAPADVSRRSLRTSSYGDANWEKRVRASAKIRSRNGICVLTTGAAGFVGSHVSSALKRRGDGVLGLDNFNDYYDPLLKRARQELLERNGVYIVEGDINDVSLLKKLFELVAFTHVMHLAAQAGVRYAMENPSSYVHSNIAGFVSLLEVCKSANPQPAIVWASSSSVYGLNTKVPFSEKDRTDQPASLYAATKKAGEEIAHTYNHIYGLSLTGLRFFTVYGPWGRPDMAYFFFSRDILKGKSIPIFEAADHGTVARDFTYIDDIVKGCLASLDTSEKSTGSGGKKKGPAQLRVFNLGNTAPVPVADLVSILETLLKVKAKRLVMKLPRNGDVQFTHANISLAQRELGYKPSTDLQTGLKKFTRWYLGYYSNGNKSAQ from the coding sequence GTATACAATAGGCTGAGGTTACATTCTTGCCTAGCCAAGATCACTTTTTGGTCTTTTGTTTTCCTTGGATTGGTAATATTATTCTTCTTTAAATCACCCTCCTCTTCACCTCCCGCACCGGCAGATGTTTCTAGGAGGTCCCTCAGAACCAGCTCTTATGGAGATGCTAACTGGGAGAAAAGGGTAAGAGCCTCTGCTAAAATCAGGTCAAGAAATGGGATTTGTGTTCTGACCACAGGGGCTGCTGGTTTTGTAGGTTCTCATGTCTCCTCCGCCCTTAAACGGCGGGGAGATGGTGTTTTAGGACTTGataatttcaatgattattatgATCCTTTACTTAAGAGGGCGCGGCAAGAGCTCTTAGAGCGCAATGGGGTGTACATTGTGGAGGGTGATATCAATGATGTTTCCCTGTTGAAGAAGCTTTTCGAACTTGTGGCCTTCACGCATGTTATGCATTTGGCAGCGCAGGCCGGTGTTCGGTATGCAATGGAGAACCCCAGCTCCTATGTGCATAGCAACATCGCCGGCTTTGTTAGCTTGCTTGAGGTTTGCAAGAGTGCCAATCCTCAGCCTGCAATCGTGTGGGCGTCAAGTAGTTCTGTCTATGGATTGAATACTAAAGTGCCCTTCTCGGAGAAGGATAGGACTGATCAGCCTGCTAGTCTCTATGCTGCAACTAAGAAGGCTGGTGAGGAGATTGCACATACTTATAACCATATATATGGGCTATCACTCACTGGATTGAGGTTCTTTACTGTTTATGGACCTTGGGGTAGGCCAGATATGGCATACTTCTTTTTTAGTAGGGATATTCTGAAGGGGAAGTCAATTCCCATCTTTGAGGCTGCTGACCATGGCACAGTGGCAAGGGACTTTACTTACATAGATGATATTGTAAAGGGTTGTCTGGCTTCATTGGATACTTCCGAGAAGAGCACAGGTAGCGGTGGCAAGAAAAAGGGGCCTGCACAATTACGGGTTTTCAATTTGGGAAACACAGCTCCTGTGCCTGTTGCAGATCTTGTGAGCATTTTGGAGACATTGCTCAAGGTGAAGGCAAAGAGGTTGGTGATGAAGTTACCAAGGAATGGGGATGTACAATTTACACATGCCAACATAAGCTTGGCTCAAAGGGAGCTCGGGTATAAGCCTTCGACAGACCTTCAAACAGGGTTGAAGAAATTTACTCGATGGTACCTCGGTTACTATAGTAACGGGAATAAGAGTGCACagtga
- the LOC142530786 gene encoding uncharacterized protein LOC142530786 isoform X2, with protein sequence MENRQNPTTGNPYFTASRGVGGGRRRGLEIKDTEERSRGRGGRYGGGSGSSGKDKIDALGRLLTRILRHMASELKLDMRSDGYVKVQDLLKLNLKTFADIPLESHDIADVREVVRRDNKQRFSLLEESGELLIRANQGHTIETVETESLLKLILSPEEIPVCVHGTYRRNLESILEQGLKRMKRLHVHFSCGLPTDGEVISGMRRDINLLIFLDVRKAMEEGMKLYISDNRVILTEGFGGVVPMKYFLKIESWPKREPIPF encoded by the exons ATGGAGAATCGTCAAAATCCCACCACCGGAAACCCCTATTTCACTGCATCAAG AGGTGTAGGTGGAGGAAGAAGAAGAGGACTGGAGATCAAAGATACTGAGGAAAGATCGAGGGGTCGCGGCGGTAGATACGGAGGTGGCAGCGGTTCTTCCGGAAAAGATAAAATCGATGCTCTAGGCAGACTCTT AACACGTATACTGCGGCACATGGCTTCCGAATTGAAATTAGATATGAGGAGTGATGGATATGTCAAAGTCCAAGATTTGCTGAAGCTAAATCTGAAAACTTTTGCCGATATCCCATTAGAATCACATGATATTGCCGATGTTAGAGAG GTGGTTAGGAGGGACAACAAGCAACGGTTTAGCCTGCTGGAAGAAAGCGGGGAGCTGTTAATACGCGCAAACCAAGGTCACACGATAGAG ACTGTTGAAACAGAAAGCTTGTTAAAACTCATACTTTCCCCTGAGGAAATTCCAG TTTGTGTACATGGAACTTACAGGAGGAATTTGGAGTCGATTTTAGAGCAGGGCCTCAAACGCATGAAGAGATTACATGTACATTTCTCTTGCGGCTTGCCAACAGATGGAGAAGTTATTAGCG GTATGAGACGCGATATTAACTTGTTGATATTTCTTGACGTAAGAAAAGCTATGGAAG AGGGGATGAAGCTTTACATATCCGACAATCGAGTGATTTTAACCGAGGGCTTTGGTGGAGTGGTGCCCATGAAGTACTTTTTGAAGATAGAATCTTGGCCGAAGAGAGAGCCTATACCGTTTTAG
- the LOC142530786 gene encoding uncharacterized protein LOC142530786 isoform X1, with translation MNDNISLDLPVPDNILQPLLVASDTTTLNEALERLIDIAKTCDGRFRLLTLMENRQNPTTGNPYFTASRGVGGGRRRGLEIKDTEERSRGRGGRYGGGSGSSGKDKIDALGRLLTRILRHMASELKLDMRSDGYVKVQDLLKLNLKTFADIPLESHDIADVREVVRRDNKQRFSLLEESGELLIRANQGHTIETVETESLLKLILSPEEIPVCVHGTYRRNLESILEQGLKRMKRLHVHFSCGLPTDGEVISGMRRDINLLIFLDVRKAMEEGMKLYISDNRVILTEGFGGVVPMKYFLKIESWPKREPIPF, from the exons ATGAATGACAACATATCACTAGACCTTCCTGTGCCGGACAATATACTTCAGCCATTATTAGTTGCATCTGACACTACTACTTTAAATGAAGCGCTGGAGCGTCTCATTGACATAGCCAAAACTTGTGATGGCAG ATTCCGGCTCTTGACTTTGATGGAGAATCGTCAAAATCCCACCACCGGAAACCCCTATTTCACTGCATCAAG AGGTGTAGGTGGAGGAAGAAGAAGAGGACTGGAGATCAAAGATACTGAGGAAAGATCGAGGGGTCGCGGCGGTAGATACGGAGGTGGCAGCGGTTCTTCCGGAAAAGATAAAATCGATGCTCTAGGCAGACTCTT AACACGTATACTGCGGCACATGGCTTCCGAATTGAAATTAGATATGAGGAGTGATGGATATGTCAAAGTCCAAGATTTGCTGAAGCTAAATCTGAAAACTTTTGCCGATATCCCATTAGAATCACATGATATTGCCGATGTTAGAGAG GTGGTTAGGAGGGACAACAAGCAACGGTTTAGCCTGCTGGAAGAAAGCGGGGAGCTGTTAATACGCGCAAACCAAGGTCACACGATAGAG ACTGTTGAAACAGAAAGCTTGTTAAAACTCATACTTTCCCCTGAGGAAATTCCAG TTTGTGTACATGGAACTTACAGGAGGAATTTGGAGTCGATTTTAGAGCAGGGCCTCAAACGCATGAAGAGATTACATGTACATTTCTCTTGCGGCTTGCCAACAGATGGAGAAGTTATTAGCG GTATGAGACGCGATATTAACTTGTTGATATTTCTTGACGTAAGAAAAGCTATGGAAG AGGGGATGAAGCTTTACATATCCGACAATCGAGTGATTTTAACCGAGGGCTTTGGTGGAGTGGTGCCCATGAAGTACTTTTTGAAGATAGAATCTTGGCCGAAGAGAGAGCCTATACCGTTTTAG